Proteins encoded by one window of Hafnia alvei:
- a CDS encoding serine/threonine protein kinase, whose protein sequence is MTNPTFSFQTLTPDLILDAIESTGIRIDSGLTELNSYENRVFQLMDEERQRYVAKFYRPERWSDSQIGEEHGFARELSDSEIPVVAPLSLNGQTLHHFAGYAFTLFPSVGGRAYEIDNDDQLEWVGRYMARIHQVGQQKLFTERPTMGLDEYLYQPRAVLERTSLIPIKLKPAFLAALESLILEVEQYWTTDWAPVRLHGDCHPGNILWRDGPLFVDLDDARNGPAVQDLWMLLHGERQDQLIQLDILLEAYGEFADFDSQQLKLIEPLRAMRMVHYLAWVARRWQDPAFPKSFPWMTDESFWLRQTSAFMEQVKLLQAPPLQLMPMY, encoded by the coding sequence ATGACTAATCCAACTTTCAGTTTTCAAACACTTACGCCAGATCTTATTCTCGATGCCATCGAGAGTACGGGGATTCGTATTGATTCCGGCTTAACCGAGCTCAATAGCTATGAGAACCGTGTCTTTCAACTGATGGATGAAGAGCGTCAGCGCTATGTTGCGAAGTTCTACCGTCCTGAAAGATGGTCAGATAGCCAAATTGGCGAGGAACATGGCTTTGCTCGTGAGCTGTCTGACAGCGAGATCCCGGTTGTTGCACCGTTGTCATTAAATGGACAAACTCTTCATCATTTTGCTGGTTATGCCTTTACTCTGTTTCCAAGCGTGGGTGGCCGTGCATATGAAATTGACAACGACGATCAGCTTGAATGGGTTGGGCGTTATATGGCGCGTATCCACCAAGTTGGACAGCAGAAGCTCTTCACCGAGCGTCCAACCATGGGGTTGGATGAGTATCTCTATCAGCCAAGGGCTGTTTTAGAGCGTACTTCATTAATACCCATTAAGCTAAAACCTGCGTTTCTTGCTGCTCTAGAGTCATTGATTTTGGAAGTGGAGCAGTATTGGACAACCGACTGGGCGCCGGTACGACTGCATGGTGATTGCCATCCCGGCAATATACTGTGGCGAGATGGCCCGCTGTTTGTTGACTTAGATGACGCGCGCAATGGTCCAGCGGTTCAAGATTTATGGATGCTATTGCATGGTGAGCGCCAAGATCAGCTGATCCAATTGGATATTTTGCTTGAGGCCTACGGCGAATTTGCTGATTTTGACTCTCAGCAGCTAAAACTAATAGAGCCGCTGCGTGCTATGCGCATGGTGCACTATTTGGCATGGGTTGCCCGCCGCTGGCAAGATCCTGCCTTTCCAAAGAGTTTTCCGTGGATGACCGATGAGAGTTTCTGGTTGAGACAAACATCTGCCTTCATGGAACAGGTTAAGCTGTTACAAGCACCACCGTTGCAGCTAATGCCGATGTATTAA
- the mdtD gene encoding multidrug transporter subunit MdtD, whose product MTKTARSMAGLPWIAAMAFFMQALDATILNTAIPSIARSLDRSPLAMQSAIISYTLTVAMLIPVSGWVADRFGTRKVFIFAVSLFSLGSLSCALSGSLTMLVCSRVLQGIGGAMMMPVARLALLRAYPRSELLPVLNFVTMPGLIGPVVGPMLGGWLVTVATWHWIFLINIPIGVAGIFYARRYMPDFKTPTRRFDYIGFLIFGVSLVCLSTGMELFGENVLPVIYAWLILFAGVALLFTYVLHARRHPQPLIDLPLFKTRTFSIGIVGNVASRLGTGCIPFLMPLMLQVGFGYSAIIAGCMMAPTAIGSIIAKSTVTGVLRRFGYRKTLVCVTMIIGVMIAQFSLQDPDMPLWMLVLPLFLLGMVMSTQFTSMNTISLGDLTDKNASAGNSVLAVTQQLSISFGVAVSAAVLRFYDSLSFGSLVDHFHYTFITMGVVTIFSALIFLMLRPTDGDSLIKGRKAQLRRKSRGAKSAQQNP is encoded by the coding sequence ATGACAAAAACTGCCCGTAGTATGGCTGGCTTACCTTGGATTGCCGCCATGGCTTTTTTCATGCAAGCCTTAGACGCAACCATTCTGAATACAGCTATTCCCTCTATTGCGCGTAGTTTGGATCGCTCCCCGCTGGCCATGCAATCTGCCATTATCAGCTATACGCTGACGGTTGCGATGTTAATCCCCGTCAGCGGGTGGGTTGCAGATAGATTTGGTACCCGCAAAGTGTTTATCTTCGCGGTTTCTCTGTTCTCACTGGGTTCTCTCTCCTGTGCATTGTCAGGCTCCCTGACGATGCTAGTCTGCTCACGCGTGCTTCAAGGCATTGGCGGCGCAATGATGATGCCGGTTGCGCGATTAGCACTACTGCGTGCCTACCCTCGCAGTGAATTATTGCCGGTCTTAAACTTTGTCACGATGCCAGGGCTGATCGGGCCGGTAGTCGGACCTATGCTCGGCGGTTGGCTAGTCACGGTGGCAACTTGGCATTGGATATTCCTAATCAATATTCCTATCGGTGTTGCAGGTATTTTTTACGCCCGCCGCTATATGCCTGATTTCAAGACCCCAACCCGACGCTTCGACTATATTGGCTTCTTAATTTTTGGGGTAAGTCTGGTTTGTCTTTCTACCGGTATGGAGCTTTTTGGCGAGAACGTGCTGCCAGTTATCTATGCGTGGCTGATTCTATTCGCTGGTGTTGCGCTTCTATTTACCTATGTTCTGCATGCTCGTCGCCATCCGCAGCCGCTAATTGATTTACCGCTCTTCAAAACGCGGACATTCTCCATCGGTATCGTAGGTAACGTAGCTTCCCGATTGGGTACGGGATGTATCCCGTTCTTAATGCCATTAATGTTGCAGGTCGGTTTTGGATACTCAGCCATTATTGCTGGCTGCATGATGGCGCCAACCGCGATAGGTTCGATCATTGCTAAGTCAACCGTAACCGGCGTATTACGCCGATTTGGCTATCGTAAAACGTTGGTCTGCGTAACGATGATTATTGGGGTGATGATTGCGCAGTTTTCACTGCAAGATCCTGACATGCCGTTATGGATGCTAGTTTTGCCGTTATTCTTGCTAGGGATGGTGATGTCGACGCAGTTCACATCGATGAACACCATTTCGCTGGGCGATTTAACGGATAAAAACGCCAGCGCGGGGAATAGTGTTCTCGCGGTAACCCAGCAACTATCTATTAGCTTTGGGGTCGCAGTCAGCGCTGCCGTGTTGAGATTCTATGACTCCCTGTCATTTGGCTCACTAGTCGATCACTTCCACTACACCTTTATTACTATGGGCGTAGTCACCATTTTCTCTGCGTTGATCTTCTTAATGTTGCGCCCTACCGATGGCGATTCCCTTATCAAAGGGCGTAAAGCGCAGCTGCGTAGAAAAAGTCGTGGGGCTAAATCTGCCCAACAGAATCCCTAA
- the rbsR gene encoding ribose operon transcriptional repressor RbsR, producing the protein MTTMKDVARLAGVSTSTVSHVINNNRFVSDSVRDKVLSAVQELNYAPSALARSLKLNQTRTIGMLVTTSNNPFFAEVVRGVERSCYERGYSLILCNTEGDLARMNQSLETLLQKRVDGLLMMCTESYRPAREMLSRYPSLPTVMMDWAVFDGPNDVIQDNSFLGGKIATRHLLDRGYTKIACIAGPKDKTPAWERLEGYRYEMQQAGIAIPDEYVIFGDFEFSGGVDAMNQLLALPEPPHAVFTGNDAMAVGVYQALYRAGLKVGCDVAVVGYDDIEMSQYLSPPLTTIHQPKDELGELAVDTLLHRLMNLDLEPQTLVLTPELMVRDSVGQI; encoded by the coding sequence GTGACCACCATGAAAGACGTCGCCCGCTTAGCGGGCGTATCAACCTCAACAGTTTCTCATGTCATCAATAACAACCGCTTTGTCAGCGACAGCGTGCGTGACAAAGTGTTGTCTGCGGTACAAGAGCTTAACTACGCCCCTTCAGCATTGGCACGCAGTTTAAAGCTAAATCAAACTCGAACCATCGGCATGCTGGTGACAACCAGTAACAACCCCTTCTTCGCTGAAGTGGTACGCGGCGTTGAGCGCAGCTGTTACGAGCGCGGCTATAGTTTGATTTTATGTAATACCGAAGGCGATTTAGCTCGTATGAATCAGAGCCTTGAAACTCTGCTACAAAAGCGAGTTGATGGGCTATTGATGATGTGCACCGAAAGCTATCGTCCTGCGCGCGAAATGCTTAGCCGATATCCATCGCTTCCCACTGTGATGATGGACTGGGCCGTCTTTGATGGTCCGAATGATGTTATTCAAGACAACTCGTTTCTCGGCGGGAAAATTGCGACACGTCATCTGTTAGATAGAGGCTATACCAAGATTGCCTGTATTGCGGGGCCAAAAGATAAAACGCCGGCTTGGGAGCGTTTGGAAGGCTACCGTTATGAAATGCAGCAGGCAGGCATTGCGATCCCTGATGAATACGTAATATTTGGTGATTTTGAATTTTCTGGCGGTGTTGATGCCATGAATCAGCTGCTTGCTCTACCAGAACCGCCGCATGCTGTTTTCACGGGGAATGATGCTATGGCGGTTGGGGTCTATCAGGCGTTGTACCGAGCAGGGCTTAAGGTTGGTTGCGATGTGGCTGTGGTCGGCTACGACGATATCGAAATGTCGCAATATCTTTCTCCGCCGTTAACCACCATTCACCAGCCCAAAGATGAGCTGGGTGAATTGGCAGTCGATACGCTTTTACATCGCCTTATGAATCTTGATCTCGAACCGCAAACTCTGGTTTTAACACCAGAGTTAATGGTTAGGGATTCTGTTGGGCAGATTTAG
- a CDS encoding FadR/GntR family transcriptional regulator, translated as MQLNAQQQAAQRNLSYLLAEKIGQRILSGEYKAGSILPGELELGDIYGVSRTAVREAVKMLAAKGMVLPRPRIGTRVMPSSNWNFLDQELLTWWLTRENFEHVKEHFLVLRHALEPQACLLAALHASKEQKAELNTLMEEMRELNNRFDRERWIKVDVQFHQLIYKASANPFLTSFANLFSSVYQSYFRAITGDEVIKLSLHQAIVDAILTGNSMDAFISCQALLGQKHD; from the coding sequence ATGCAACTCAACGCACAACAACAAGCTGCACAACGCAACCTTTCTTATCTCTTAGCAGAAAAGATCGGTCAGCGTATTCTCTCTGGAGAATATAAGGCAGGCAGCATCCTGCCGGGGGAGCTCGAGCTTGGAGATATTTATGGTGTCAGCCGTACTGCCGTTCGTGAAGCAGTAAAAATGCTGGCAGCTAAAGGGATGGTATTGCCTCGCCCAAGAATTGGTACTCGTGTTATGCCAAGTAGTAACTGGAACTTCTTAGATCAGGAGTTATTAACTTGGTGGCTAACCCGTGAGAATTTCGAGCATGTAAAAGAACACTTTTTAGTTCTACGCCATGCACTAGAACCACAGGCCTGCCTATTAGCGGCGCTCCATGCCTCAAAAGAGCAGAAAGCTGAACTCAATACATTAATGGAAGAGATGCGCGAATTGAATAACCGCTTTGACCGCGAGCGCTGGATCAAAGTAGACGTTCAATTCCACCAGCTTATCTATAAGGCCAGTGCGAATCCTTTCCTAACATCATTCGCCAACCTATTCAGTTCCGTTTACCAAAGCTATTTCCGCGCAATCACCGGTGATGAAGTTATAAAGCTCAGTCTTCATCAGGCTATTGTTGATGCAATTTTGACTGGAAACAGTATGGATGCATTTATTTCCTGTCAGGCTCTGCTAGGACAAAAACACGACTAA
- a CDS encoding YihD family protein: MKCHRVNELIELIHPAWQQEPDLNLVQFLQKLANEAGFKGDLADLTDDILIYHLKMRNSASTEVIPGLKKDYEEDFKTAILRARGVIKD; encoded by the coding sequence ATGAAATGCCATCGCGTTAATGAACTCATTGAACTGATCCATCCAGCTTGGCAACAAGAACCTGATTTAAATCTGGTTCAATTTTTGCAAAAACTAGCCAATGAAGCAGGGTTTAAAGGCGATTTAGCTGACCTGACCGACGATATTCTCATTTATCATCTTAAGATGCGTAACAGCGCCAGCACTGAAGTTATCCCTGGTCTAAAGAAAGACTACGAGGAAGACTTTAAGACCGCTATTCTGCGTGCCAGAGGCGTAATCAAAGACTAA
- the rbsB gene encoding ribose ABC transporter substrate-binding protein RbsB — protein sequence MNMKKLATLISAAALSATLSANAMAQDTIALVVSTLNNPFFVSMKDGAQKEADKLGYKLVILDSQNNPAKELANVQDLTVRGTKLMLINPTDSDAVGNAILMANQAKIPVITLDRAANKGVVVSHIASDNAAGGKAAGEFIAKKLGDNAKVIQLEGIAGTSAARERGEGFKQAQEEHKFNMLASQPADFDRTKGLNVMQNLLTAHPQVQAVFAQNDEMALGALRALQTAGKADVLVVGFDGTADGVKAVQRGKLGATVAQQPEQIGVIGVETADKVLKGEKVPANIPVELKLVTE from the coding sequence ATGAATATGAAAAAACTGGCAACACTGATCTCCGCTGCGGCTTTAAGTGCAACTCTGAGCGCAAATGCGATGGCGCAAGACACTATCGCGCTGGTGGTATCCACGCTGAATAACCCGTTCTTTGTTTCCATGAAAGACGGTGCGCAGAAAGAAGCCGATAAATTAGGCTACAAGCTGGTGATTTTGGATTCTCAGAATAACCCAGCGAAAGAGCTGGCTAACGTACAGGATTTAACCGTACGTGGCACCAAACTGATGCTGATTAACCCAACCGACTCTGATGCGGTAGGTAATGCGATTCTGATGGCTAATCAGGCCAAAATTCCGGTTATTACTTTGGACCGTGCGGCGAATAAAGGCGTTGTGGTAAGCCATATCGCTTCTGATAACGCTGCGGGTGGTAAGGCCGCGGGTGAGTTTATCGCCAAGAAATTGGGCGATAATGCCAAAGTTATTCAGTTAGAAGGTATTGCGGGAACGTCAGCCGCGCGTGAACGTGGCGAAGGTTTCAAGCAAGCGCAGGAAGAACACAAATTCAATATGCTGGCCAGCCAGCCTGCTGACTTTGACCGTACCAAGGGCTTGAACGTTATGCAGAACCTGCTAACGGCACATCCACAGGTACAAGCGGTGTTTGCACAGAACGATGAAATGGCTTTAGGCGCACTGCGTGCGTTGCAAACTGCGGGTAAAGCTGATGTGCTGGTGGTTGGTTTTGACGGCACCGCAGACGGTGTGAAAGCGGTTCAGCGCGGCAAACTGGGCGCAACTGTTGCTCAACAGCCTGAGCAAATTGGCGTGATTGGCGTAGAAACAGCAGATAAAGTATTGAAAGGCGAAAAAGTGCCAGCCAATATTCCTGTTGAGCTGAAACTGGTTACTGAGTAA
- the rbsA gene encoding ribose ABC transporter ATP-binding protein RbsA: MQPLLALKGIDKSFPGVKALSGAALNVYPGRVMALVGENGAGKSTMMKVLTGIYQKDAGTQNFLGKEVTFNGPKSSQEAGIGIIHQELNLIPQLTIAENIFLGREFVNRLGCIDWKKMYAEADKLLARLNISYSSHRLVGDLSIGDQQMVEIAKVLSFESKVIIMDEPTDALTDTETESLFKVIRELKAEGRGIVYISHRLKEIFEICDDVTIFRDGQFIAERPVSELQEDSLIEMMVGRKLEEQYPRLNQPRGELRLQVKGLYGPGVENVSFDLYRGEILGVSGLMGAGRTELMKILYGALPRKQGFVTLDGREVVTHSPQDGLANGIVYISEDRKRDGLVLGMSVKENMSLTALRYFSRANGSLKHAEEQEAVSDFMRLFNVKTPSMDQPIGLLSGGNQQKVAIARGLMTRPKVLILDEPTRGVDVGAKKEIYQLINQFKQEGLSIILVSSEMPEVLGMSDRILVMHDGHLSGEFPIEQATQEVLMAAAVGKQYGVKQE, encoded by the coding sequence ATGCAACCGTTATTAGCTTTAAAAGGCATTGATAAAAGCTTTCCCGGCGTTAAAGCTCTATCTGGTGCTGCGCTAAATGTTTACCCCGGACGTGTCATGGCGTTAGTGGGGGAAAACGGCGCGGGTAAGTCCACCATGATGAAGGTTCTTACCGGTATCTATCAAAAAGATGCGGGCACCCAAAACTTCCTCGGAAAAGAAGTCACATTTAACGGCCCTAAATCTTCTCAGGAAGCGGGTATCGGCATCATCCATCAAGAGCTCAACCTCATTCCACAACTCACCATTGCCGAGAATATTTTCTTAGGTCGTGAGTTTGTGAATCGCTTGGGCTGTATTGATTGGAAAAAAATGTATGCCGAAGCGGACAAATTGCTGGCTCGCCTCAATATCAGCTACAGCAGCCATCGGCTGGTGGGCGATTTATCCATTGGCGATCAGCAAATGGTCGAAATTGCTAAGGTGCTGAGCTTCGAATCCAAAGTTATCATCATGGACGAGCCTACCGATGCGCTGACAGACACCGAAACCGAGTCCCTGTTTAAAGTGATTCGGGAACTGAAGGCCGAAGGTCGTGGCATTGTTTATATCTCCCATCGTCTAAAAGAAATCTTTGAAATTTGCGATGACGTCACGATTTTCCGTGACGGTCAGTTCATTGCTGAACGCCCGGTTAGTGAGCTGCAAGAAGATTCACTGATTGAGATGATGGTTGGCCGCAAATTGGAAGAACAGTACCCGCGTTTGAATCAGCCACGTGGTGAATTACGTTTGCAGGTAAAAGGCTTGTATGGGCCTGGCGTTGAAAACGTCAGTTTCGATCTGTATCGCGGCGAGATTCTCGGTGTTTCTGGCCTGATGGGCGCAGGGCGTACCGAATTAATGAAAATTCTGTACGGTGCGTTACCGCGCAAACAGGGTTTTGTCACGCTGGATGGGCGTGAGGTGGTTACACACTCACCGCAGGATGGTTTGGCAAACGGCATTGTTTATATTTCTGAAGACCGTAAACGTGATGGTTTAGTGTTGGGAATGTCGGTGAAAGAGAATATGTCTCTTACCGCATTGCGCTATTTCAGCCGAGCGAATGGTTCTCTAAAGCATGCTGAAGAACAGGAAGCCGTAAGCGATTTTATGCGCCTGTTTAATGTGAAAACACCGTCGATGGATCAACCGATTGGTTTGCTCTCCGGCGGTAATCAGCAAAAAGTGGCGATAGCCCGCGGGCTGATGACGCGTCCGAAAGTGCTGATTCTTGATGAGCCAACGCGTGGCGTCGATGTCGGGGCTAAAAAAGAGATTTACCAACTTATTAACCAGTTCAAGCAAGAAGGGCTAAGCATCATTTTGGTCTCCTCTGAAATGCCAGAAGTACTTGGTATGAGTGACCGTATTCTGGTGATGCATGATGGCCACCTCAGTGGGGAATTCCCAATTGAACAGGCAACCCAAGAAGTGCTGATGGCAGCCGCCGTTGGCAAGCAATACGGCGTGAAGCAGGAGTAA
- the mobA gene encoding molybdenum cofactor guanylyltransferase MobA, whose amino-acid sequence MYDIEGVILAGGRASRMGGNDKGLVLLNGKPLYQYVQEALAPQVTRLSINANRNISIYQRSGLSVFPDVLNDYPGPLAGMLSGLQQSHHEWVVFAPCDVPFIPTDIVHHLWTYKADKKAAYIFDGNRAHPTIALLHRSLISPLMNYLERGERKLMIFLEQCEAQRVTYPKKECFINFNTYEECLRCEQKLKEQK is encoded by the coding sequence ATGTATGACATCGAAGGTGTAATTCTAGCAGGAGGAAGAGCCTCTAGGATGGGTGGTAATGATAAAGGCCTCGTTCTACTCAATGGCAAACCTCTTTATCAATATGTGCAGGAAGCTCTGGCACCTCAGGTAACAAGACTGTCCATCAATGCTAATCGCAATATATCAATTTACCAACGTTCAGGGCTAAGCGTATTCCCTGACGTTCTTAACGATTACCCCGGACCATTAGCAGGAATGCTAAGTGGTTTGCAGCAAAGCCACCATGAGTGGGTTGTGTTTGCTCCATGTGATGTTCCTTTTATTCCAACAGATATCGTGCATCATCTATGGACATATAAAGCAGATAAAAAAGCCGCATACATATTTGATGGAAACAGAGCACACCCAACAATTGCGTTATTGCATCGCTCTCTCATTTCACCGCTGATGAATTATCTTGAACGAGGCGAGCGCAAATTAATGATATTTTTAGAACAATGTGAGGCCCAAAGGGTTACGTATCCTAAAAAAGAGTGCTTCATTAATTTCAATACATACGAAGAGTGTTTGCGTTGCGAGCAGAAGCTAAAGGAACAAAAATGA
- the rbsC gene encoding ribose ABC transporter permease yields MNTQTTQKQGGFSKDQLKTLLLEQKSLIALLVLIAVVSSMSPNFFTLNNLFNILQQTSVNAIMAVGMTLVILTSGIDLSVGSLLAITGAVAASIVGLEVNAFVAVFAALALGAAIGGCTGVIVAKGKVQAFIATLVMMLLLRGVTMVYTNGSPINTGFSDAADLFGWFGIGRPLGIPTPIWLMVIVFALAWYMLHHTRLGRYIYALGGNESATRLSGISVDRVKIIVYSLCGLLSALAGVIEVARLSSAQPTAGTGYELDAIAAVVLGGTSLAGGKGRIMGTLIGALILGFLNNGLNLLGVSSYYQMIVKAVVILLAVLVDNKSNK; encoded by the coding sequence ATGAACACCCAGACAACCCAGAAGCAAGGTGGGTTTAGTAAAGATCAGTTAAAAACATTATTGCTGGAGCAAAAGTCGCTGATCGCCCTGCTGGTGCTGATTGCGGTTGTATCCTCAATGAGCCCTAATTTCTTTACGCTCAATAACCTCTTCAACATTTTGCAGCAAACATCGGTCAACGCCATTATGGCGGTGGGGATGACGCTGGTGATCCTAACATCGGGCATTGATTTATCCGTCGGATCGTTGCTAGCGATCACCGGTGCCGTTGCCGCTTCTATTGTTGGGCTTGAGGTTAACGCCTTTGTTGCCGTATTTGCTGCTCTGGCACTCGGCGCCGCTATCGGTGGATGTACGGGGGTTATTGTCGCCAAAGGCAAAGTGCAGGCCTTTATCGCAACGCTGGTGATGATGCTGTTGTTGCGCGGTGTGACCATGGTCTATACCAACGGAAGCCCAATAAACACCGGCTTCTCGGACGCGGCAGATCTGTTTGGTTGGTTCGGTATTGGCCGCCCTCTAGGGATCCCAACCCCAATCTGGTTGATGGTGATTGTGTTCGCTCTAGCATGGTACATGCTGCATCACACGCGCCTTGGCCGCTATATCTATGCGTTGGGTGGTAATGAGTCGGCAACCCGCCTGTCAGGTATTAGCGTTGACCGTGTAAAAATTATTGTTTATTCGCTGTGTGGTTTGCTCTCTGCTCTGGCCGGTGTTATCGAGGTTGCTCGTCTTTCCTCAGCACAGCCAACGGCGGGTACAGGCTATGAGTTAGATGCTATTGCCGCCGTTGTACTGGGAGGAACCAGTTTAGCGGGTGGTAAAGGCCGCATTATGGGGACATTGATCGGCGCATTGATCTTAGGTTTCCTGAATAATGGTCTGAACTTACTGGGTGTTTCGTCTTACTACCAAATGATCGTTAAAGCAGTGGTTATCTTGCTGGCGGTTCTGGTAGACAACAAAAGCAACAAATAA
- the dsbA gene encoding thiol:disulfide interchange protein DsbA has product MKKIWLALVGIAMAFGASAAQFSEGDQYVKLDKSITNEPQVLEFFSFYCPHCYEFEEVYHVSDAVRKGLPEGVKMTKYHVEFLGPLGKQLTQAWAVAMALGVEDKITQPMFEAVQKTQSVQSPEDIRNVFIKAGVSAADYDGALNSFVVKSLVVQQEKAAEDLQLRGVPAIFVNGKYMVKNDGLDTSSMDSYVQQFSHVVNFLLKQK; this is encoded by the coding sequence ATGAAAAAGATTTGGTTGGCGTTAGTTGGGATCGCAATGGCATTTGGTGCCTCTGCGGCTCAATTTTCTGAAGGCGATCAGTATGTGAAGCTGGATAAAAGCATCACTAATGAGCCACAGGTTTTAGAGTTTTTCTCATTCTACTGCCCACATTGCTATGAGTTCGAAGAGGTTTACCACGTTTCTGATGCAGTACGCAAAGGCCTGCCAGAAGGCGTGAAAATGACCAAATATCACGTTGAATTCTTAGGCCCGTTGGGCAAGCAGTTAACTCAAGCATGGGCTGTTGCAATGGCACTGGGTGTTGAAGATAAAATCACTCAGCCAATGTTTGAAGCTGTGCAGAAAACTCAAAGCGTACAGAGCCCTGAAGATATCCGTAACGTCTTCATTAAGGCGGGCGTGAGCGCCGCAGACTATGATGGCGCGTTGAATAGCTTCGTGGTGAAATCTTTAGTTGTACAGCAAGAGAAAGCAGCTGAAGATCTGCAACTGCGCGGCGTCCCTGCTATCTTCGTTAATGGCAAATATATGGTCAAAAACGATGGTCTGGATACCAGCTCCATGGATTCCTACGTTCAGCAGTTCTCTCACGTTGTAAACTTCCTGCTGAAGCAGAAATAA
- the mobB gene encoding molybdopterin-guanine dinucleotide biosynthesis protein MobB — MKNNIPLLGIAAYSGTGKTTLLKKLIPLLNTKGIRIALIKHTHHDMDIDTPGKDSYELRKAGAEQTLVASDKRWALMTETPEEEPLDLQFLASKIDPSRCDLILVEGFKHEPIPKIALYRESVGKPFAGIIDDHVVMLASDGNINCNLPMLDINNIGHIADFVEEWLKQQ, encoded by the coding sequence ATGAAGAACAACATACCTTTGCTTGGTATAGCGGCTTATAGCGGGACAGGAAAAACAACGCTATTAAAAAAGCTTATTCCGCTTCTGAATACTAAAGGGATAAGAATCGCGCTTATTAAACACACACACCACGATATGGATATTGATACGCCAGGAAAAGATAGCTACGAGCTTCGTAAAGCAGGTGCAGAGCAAACCTTGGTGGCAAGTGACAAACGATGGGCGCTAATGACGGAAACGCCAGAGGAAGAGCCTCTGGATTTACAATTTCTGGCTTCGAAGATCGATCCCTCTCGCTGCGACCTTATTCTGGTTGAAGGCTTTAAGCATGAACCTATTCCTAAGATCGCGTTATACCGTGAATCAGTCGGGAAGCCTTTTGCTGGAATAATTGACGATCACGTAGTGATGCTGGCGAGCGATGGAAACATTAACTGCAATCTTCCTATGTTAGATATTAATAACATCGGACACATCGCAGATTTCGTCGAAGAGTGGTTAAAGCAGCAGTAA
- the rbsK gene encoding ribokinase has protein sequence MQKGKLVVLGSINADHILNIEHFPRPGETVLGQQYKVAFGGKGANQAVAAGRSGADISFIACVGQDDIGERIRQQLSSDSINTQAIEAIDGETTGVALIFVNQEGENVIGISAGANAAVTPDYLSKHQKLIEDADALLMQLESPLETVMAAAQLARKHNTQVILNPAPARELPDDLLANIDVITPNETEAEKLTGITIKDDASAQRAAEVLHQKGIKTVLITLGSRGVWLSQNQQGKTIPGFKVKAVDTIAAGDTFNGALVTALLEGTEINAAVRFAHAAAAIAVTREGAQPSVPWRKEIDSFLQSH, from the coding sequence ATGCAAAAAGGCAAACTGGTGGTATTGGGCAGTATTAATGCTGATCATATCCTAAATATCGAGCATTTCCCGCGTCCGGGAGAAACCGTTTTAGGTCAGCAGTATAAAGTGGCTTTTGGTGGTAAAGGCGCTAACCAAGCGGTAGCTGCCGGTCGTAGCGGTGCCGATATTTCCTTTATTGCGTGCGTCGGTCAGGATGACATCGGTGAACGTATTCGCCAGCAACTCTCTAGCGATAGTATCAATACTCAAGCCATCGAAGCTATTGACGGTGAAACCACCGGCGTCGCACTGATTTTTGTTAATCAGGAAGGAGAGAACGTGATTGGGATTAGCGCGGGCGCTAACGCCGCGGTAACACCTGATTACTTATCTAAGCATCAAAAGTTGATTGAAGATGCCGATGCATTGCTCATGCAGCTAGAGTCGCCGCTAGAAACGGTTATGGCTGCGGCTCAGTTAGCACGTAAGCATAATACTCAGGTTATTTTGAATCCGGCACCGGCTCGCGAACTGCCTGATGACTTACTCGCTAATATTGACGTCATCACGCCCAATGAGACAGAAGCTGAAAAGCTAACGGGTATTACAATTAAAGACGATGCGAGTGCTCAGCGGGCTGCTGAAGTTCTGCATCAAAAAGGGATAAAAACCGTGTTGATTACCTTGGGAAGCCGAGGCGTATGGCTGAGCCAAAATCAACAAGGTAAAACGATTCCAGGGTTTAAAGTAAAAGCCGTTGATACTATCGCTGCGGGCGATACATTTAACGGTGCTTTAGTAACAGCGTTGCTGGAAGGCACTGAAATTAACGCCGCGGTGCGTTTTGCTCATGCCGCCGCCGCCATCGCCGTGACGCGTGAAGGCGCTCAACCTTCCGTTCCTTGGCGCAAAGAGATCGATTCTTTTCTCCAGTCACACTAA